A segment of the Candidatus Hydrogenedentota bacterium genome:
ATAATTTTTTCCAAGGCGTTCTGACAGCGTTGCGTGTTCTCACGCAAGTCTTGCCAAAGATCACCGCTGAGCTGCAACTCCAAGGCGGGATAAAATGTACACCTATAGCTTCCGTTTGCCTGTCTGATCATTGCAACGGGATGAATAGGCACTTTTGCGCACAGCGCAAATAAAGCAGGACCGATGGTTGCCCAAGTTTCTTGACCGTAAAATCTGGCGGGCACCGCATTTTGTCGCGGATTTTGATCCGCTAACAATCCAACCACGCCGCCATCTCTCAGAAAAGATAAGGCTGTATTCAACGCATTATCTTTTGTAATCAACGTAATATCGCAAGATTGACGAACACGGCTGACGAGTCTGTCCATGCGCGCATCTTTAAATTCTCGGACAATAGCAGCGACAGGCTTGCCCATAGTACGGCTGGCAAGGAGCATCCATTCCCAGTTCCCATGATGAGCGCCCAGAATGATGCAGCCTTTGTCAGGATCAATATGCTCAAGTCCTTCGATGACCACTTGTTTATTCAAATCGCCGCGGAATAATTTGGGTTGGTGTGAGAATTCAGCAGCGACAATTCCAAGATTTTGGACAGAGCGGTGCAAGAGTTGTTTTTTTTCTTCCGGCAACAAGCGCGGGCCGTAAATAAGATCGATATTTGCCAAGCCTGTTTTTTTAACCTTGGGGACAACCCAATAAGCGAGGGTGCCAAAGGCTGCGCCTAAGCGCCGTGACCAAGACAATGGCATGAAACGCGTCAGGCCATAAAAGAACAGGACAGGCACGAACAGAAGCTGATGGATGAAAGAACGGGCAACGGAGGCCATGATTAGCTTCCTAAAGAAATAGTATCGCCTGTATCGGGAACAAAGCTGCGGACACCACTACCGGAGTTCTCTTGCATCCAAGATAAGGCGTCGGGATCACCGTGGACATAGATAATTTGTTGGGGCGATAGATCTTGAATTACTTTTTGCAACTCTGAACGTGAAGCATGGGCACTGAAATGAAATTGGTCGATATCTGTTAATCGAAGTTCTACAGGGTCGCGATCCAACTCGAATTGAAACGCATCGCCGGGAGAAGCGTGTAATAATTTATAGCCGAGTGTGTCGGGATCCAGATAGCCAACAAAAAATATGCCGTGATGGCTATGCTTTACCATAGCCTGCGCCAACATGGCGGAAGGCGTGTTCTCCATCATCAT
Coding sequences within it:
- a CDS encoding lysophospholipid acyltransferase family protein — translated: MASVARSFIHQLLFVPVLFFYGLTRFMPLSWSRRLGAAFGTLAYWVVPKVKKTGLANIDLIYGPRLLPEEKKQLLHRSVQNLGIVAAEFSHQPKLFRGDLNKQVVIEGLEHIDPDKGCIILGAHHGNWEWMLLASRTMGKPVAAIVREFKDARMDRLVSRVRQSCDITLITKDNALNTALSFLRDGGVVGLLADQNPRQNAVPARFYGQETWATIGPALFALCAKVPIHPVAMIRQANGSYRCTFYPALELQLSGDLWQDLRENTQRCQNALEKIIRPHSDQWLWLHRRWKPRKRLAEEWKQKEAKYEARRHRKTQPIEKEAGTQE